TACGCCCCGGCCGGTCGCCGCGCGCCCGGCCCACCTGGGCGCCGCAGTCGGAGCGCGAACAGAACCGCTTCCGCTCCGGGACCTCGGGGTTGTCCAGGACCATTTCGCGCGGGTCGGGCCGCGGGATCGGCGGCACCTGGACCAGCCCGGCGCCCAGCCGGCCCCGGGACGAGGAACCGGCGGCGGAGCCGGAGCTGCGCACCGACACCGAGCGGCCCGTCGCCTTGCCCGACAGGGAGCGCGAGAGGCGTCCCGACACCGAGCGGCGGGACTTCGACGACTGGGACGACGTACGGGAACTGCGGCTGCTGGAGCGGGAGCTGCCGCTGCCCCCCGAGCCGCGGGAGCCGCGGGAGCCGCCCTTGCCGCCGGCGGTGATGCCGGTGGGGGGTGAGCCGACCATGCCGTTCGGGGCGACGACCGGGGCCAGGCCGCAGGTGTCGCAGTACAGTTCGCCGCCGCCCACGTCTTCGTACGTGCCGCCGCAGGCAGGGCGCTGGCAGGTGCGCTGCGGCCCACCCGGTGACTGGCTCGGTGGCTCGTTCGGTGGTTCGTTCGGTGCCTGACTCACGGACTCCCCCTTGTCGCTCATGCGCCCGGCCCCGTCCGGCCGTCCTCGGGCACACCCTGGTCCGGCACCCGCGGGCCGCCGAGCAGTTCCGCGGCGGCCTGCTGGTAGCGCAGCACGGCCTGTTCGGCGGCGCGCAGGTCACAGGGGGCGCTCCACAGCATGCGGCGGGCCTTCTCGTACCGCTCGATCAGCAGCGTGTCCTCGGCGAAGCCGTGCCGGGCGACCTTCGCCTTGTACGCGTCGAGACGGCCGCGCAACTCGGCGCGAACCGCCAGCGGCGCGGTCACCGCGGTCAACGACTCGCGGGCACGGAGCAGTTCGTCCTCCGCCTTCTCCTCCAGCGACTCCAGCAGCGGGGACAGGCGGTGCCACTGGGCCTGTCTGCGGTACTCCGCGGCCGCCGCCAGCTGCTCCTGCAACGCCGTCGGCGGTCCGCTGACCACCGGTACCTCCGTCGCCGCGATCTTCGCGAGGACCTCGCCGCGGGCGGTGCGCGCCTCGGCGAGCGTCCGGTCCGCGCGGCTGAGGACGTCCCGCAGCTTGACGATCCGCTGCTCGGCGTCCTGTCGTACGGTCAGAACCGCGTCGATCTCCCGGCGTACGTCCTCCAGGGCGCGTGCCTCACGGTCGTACACAGTCGTGTCCGGCCTGCCGCCGCCCGGAGCCGAACTGCCCTCCGCGGGCTGCCAGAACGCCAGCGGGTCCGACACCACCTGCTCGCGCAGCTTCGTGAGCGTGCGGGTGATGCGCTCCAGATCGTCGCCCGCCGGGTGCTCACCGGGGCGCACCCCGACCGAGTGCGCGAGCCGACGGGTGCGCTGGAGTTCGGCCGCCAGCAGATCGATCCGGGCCGGCAGCGCCGACCAGACCGCGTCGGCCGCGACGACCATGTCCAGGCTCGTCGCGTACAGCTCGTTCATCCGGTCGACGAGGGTGGCGAGCGAGTAGCGTTCGCTGAGTTTGTTCCCCGTGCCGTGCAGCGTCGGGGCGTTGGCCGTGGCGGTGGCGCTGCCCGCGACCGTGACCGACTCGCCGTTCAGCAGCTCCGTCAGCTCCACCAAATCCTCGCGGCTGGACCAGCGGCGGCGGGCGCGGATCTCCCGGGCGGTGCGCAACGCGTCCGTGTACGCGTCGAAGTACGTCCACAACAGCGTGATCGACGCCTCCGTGGACGTCCAGCGCTCCTCGGTGAAGCCGGTGAGCTCGGCGCCCTCCAGGAGTCTGCGGCCCGCGTGGTCCTGGAGGGCGAGGAGCGAGGTCTCGATCGCCTCGTGCTCCGCGCCGAGCCGCGCCAGCGCACGGTCCACCTCGTCCCGGTCCATCACCGGCCCGGTGGATCCCGTGACGCCCATCGATCACCTCTCGCTGCGGTTGTGTGCCGGTTGGGGGTCGGTGCAGTGGTCAGGTTGTGCGGAGGTACAGCGGTGCCGGTGGTTTCGACTTCTCCGGATCCTTGCCCAGTGTTGCCGACAGCCATTTGTCGTACGACGCCTGCCAGCCGTTCGCGGTGTCCTTCCGGTAGTCCACCAGGATCTGGTTGACCCGGCGTACCAGATCGTCGGCGTCCTTCTTCATCGCCACGCCGTAGTACTCGGCAGTGAAGGCGTCACCCTTGAGCTGGACCGTCGGATCCTGTGCCGCCTGGCTCGCGGCGAGCGCGCCGTCGGTGACCACCGCGTCGGCCTCGCCGAGCTGCAGCCTGACCAGGCAGTCGAGTTGGTTCGGCACCGTCTTGGAGATGTCGGCGGTGGCGGGGAGTTCGCCCTTTTTCTGGTCCGCTTCCAGCGTGGAGTACGCCGTGGAGCCCGCCGCCGTGCAGATCCTCTTGTCGGCGAGCGTGTCGTCGTAGCCCGTGATGGGCGAGGACTTCGGGGCCAGGACCTGCTGTCCCGTCTTGAAGTACGGCGCGGAGAAGGCGACGTCCGCGATGCGCTCGCAGTTGATCGTCATCGTGCGGACGACCATGTCCACACGGCCGTCCCGGATCGCCGGGATGCGCTGGTTGGTGGGGATCGCCTTGAACTGGACCGCCTTCGGGTCGCCGAGTATGTCCTCGGCGATGCGGCGGACCAGGTCGATGTCGAAGCCCTCCAGCTCCGCGGTCTTGCCGCTGTTGGGGTCGCGGTAGCCCCAGCGGTAGCTGTTCTGGTCGACGCCGACGACCAGCTTGCGCTTGTCGCCCTCGCGGTTCTTGATCGCCTGGATGGTGTCGCCGTCGGCGGAGGAGGGCGACAGCGTCTGCTTCTCGGGGGCCTCGCAGTCCTCGTCGGCCTTCTCGGCCTTGACCCGGGCCGACTGCGCGACGGCCTGGCCGTCCACGGTCCCCGGTCCGTACAGCGGGACGCACAGCGCGAAGACGGCCACCAGGGCGCAGACGACCGCCATCGCGGCCACCCCGCCCCAGCCCTTCAGACTGGCCCGCAGACGTCGTGCTCGCATGGTCGCGCCCCCTTTCACTCGTGTCCCGTTCATCGGTACTCCGACAGCCTGCGGCCGATGCCCAGCACCGCGCCCGCGGCACCGAGCACCGCGAGGACGGCCGCGCCTGCCGACAGGCCCGTCAGGGCGTCCCGGCCGTCACCAGCCGCGCGCTTGAACTCGGTCTGCTCGTGCGCGAGTGCCGTGCGCAGGTTGTCGTCGACGCTGTCGAAGCACTCGCCGGTCGTGTTGTCGGAGCCGATGACCATGTCCAGCGCCTGCTGGTAGTTGCCCTTCTCGTCCTGCTCGCGGGCCGCCGTGTGGCGCTTCTTCCACTCCGTCATGTTGCCGACGGCGGCGGTGACGGGGCTTTCGCCCGATGCGTCGTCGGCGAGCTTCCCGGCGGCCGCCAGATGCTTGCCCAGGGCGGCCATGTCCATGCGGAAGACGTAGTCGTAGGCGTCGTAGGTGTCTTCGCCGACCTTCTTCGTCTCGGCACCGCGGGCCACCAGGGTCAGGTTCTCGTTGCCCCGTGCCTTGAGGGAGGCGATACGGGCGTCGTGCAGCACGTTCAGGGAGCGGACGCCGTGGTCGTAGGAGTCGTTCAGGCCGGCGCGGGCGACACTGTGGCCGACGAGCAGCCAGAGGAGGACCACGGTCGCGGTGGCCGTGGCGGCGACCAGGCCGTGGTTCAGGACGCGATTCGTGCGCTGGTAGTTGCGGTGCTGGGCCCAGGCGAGGGCGGCCAGGGCGGCGACGCCGAGGGCGATGGCGGCCCAGGGGTAAGGCGTGGCGTCCGCGTAGTCCGCACGCAGGCGCTGGTTCTCCTTCTTGTACAGGTCCTCCGCCGCCGGGAGCATCTGCTGTTGCATCTTCTCGTTGGCGTAGCGGAGGTAGGCGCCGCCGACCGGGAATCCCTGGCGGTTGTAGGTGCGGGCGCGTTCGACCAGGCCCTTGTACTCCGGGAGGAGTCTGTTGAGCTTGGCGATGGTCGCCGCGGACGGGGAGTCCGGGTCCGAGTTGGCGGCGGCGTTGACGAGTTTGTCCGCGGCCGTGCGGATGTCCTTCTCGTAGCGGTCGCGGGAGGCGGCCGTCTCCTGGCCGCCGGCGAGGAAACCGCTGGAGGCGGCCGTGTTGGCGTCCGCGAGGGAGCGGTAGATGTCGGCCGCGTCCGAACTGAGGGGCTGACTGCTGGTGAGGACATCGTCGGCGGCGGCCGCGCGGTCGGTCATCTGCCAGGCGGTGACGGCGCCGAAGGCGACGACGAGGAGAGCGAGGAGGGCGCCGATGATGCGGAGGCGGCCGGGCTCCGTGGTGGCGGCGGCGCGGAGCTGGTCCAGTCCCTCGGCGAAGGCGGTACGCCGACGCTCGGGTTCCATACGGCCGTGGGGCGCTGGGGCCGGTTGCGTCGGTGGTGCCGGCTGGGCCGGTACGGCCGGTAGGGTGCGCAGGCCCGGGCTCGTTGGTGGTGTGCTGCTCGTCGGCAGGTGTGTCACTGTGACCTCCCCCATGGTCATCCGTCGCCGCAAGTATCCCTTCCGGCACTGACATCCGCACCGGCCTTGCCTCGATCTTGATCCGATCGCAGCGCAAGGCACCACCCCTTGCTCAGGAACACGTCCGGGGAATCGGTTCGGTTCCGTCGGGAATCCGCACAGCTACTCGACGTAGCGGCGGAACCCTTGCGCCAGGGCTTTGAAACCGCACGCTGCGTAGAAGCTGTGGACGTACTCGTCGTCCGCCGCCAGCAGTTGCACCTTGTAGCAGCCGGCCGACTCCCCCAGCCGCACCGCTGCCTCCATCAGTCGACGCCCGACGCCCCGCCGCTGAAAGCGGCCGGCCACCACGACGTTCTCCACGAACAGGACGGCCCGACCACCACGGGTGAGATTCGGCATCACGATGCAGTCCGCCGTCCCGGCCACCGTGCCGTCGGCCTCGGCGACCAGGACGGTCCGCCCCTGCTGCCCGGATATGGCCGCCCAGACGGCGTCCGCAGCCGCTTGAGGCAACGGCGCGTCGTCCGGGTTCAGTTCGCCGTAGAGGGCCAGCAGCGCTGCCAGATCCGCTTCGGCCGCCGCCCGCACTGTGATCTTCATGGGCTGAGCGTAGAGCGAGGGCCTGCCCGGGCAGTGGCCTTTGGCGGAGCGTGGCCGTCAGTCCCCCGTCGGTATCTCCCCGCGGCGCAGCACGATCAGGGTCGTTCCGCCGATCAGCAGCAGACCGATGGCGATGCCGGCGATGAGGGGGGTGACCCCGGAGCTGCCGGTCTCGGCGAGGTTGGTGTCGGTGGCCGTGCCGCCCACCGAGGCCGGGCTCGGTTGGCTGAGGGTCTGCGTGGCCGTGCCCGCCTCGCCGCCCTGGATCCGGCAGTCCAGCATGCCCGTGAAGCGCTTGGTGAAGCCGCCCGGGCCGTGGATCGTGAAGTCGTACGCCTGGTCCTCCTGGAGCGGGACCGTCACCGTTCGGGACTCGCCCGCGGCGATGGTGTGCTCAAGGCCCGCCAGTTCGAAGGTGAACGGCTCGTCGCCCTTGTTGGACGCGATGATGTCGACGCCGCCCTCGGCGCAGTTCTTCGCCGAGGACAGTGCCGGGATCGCGCCCTCCTTCGTCCAGGTCGCCGCCGCCGTGGCCGACACCGTGGACTCGCTGGAACCGGCCAGGATCTGCGTCTGGCTCCTGCTCTCGGAGGCGAAGGCACGGCCGACCGGCACGGTCGTCGAGGCCTGCACGGTCAGCTCTGCCGTACCGGACGCCGCGTCCTCGGGTACTTCGAAGAACACCTGCCCGCCGTTGGTCGTGGAGGTGACGGCCTTGCCCTGCTTGTCGACGATCCGGACCCCGCTCGTGGCGGCGTCCGCGGGCGGGCTCACCGTCACACTGCCGGCGTTCGTGTGCACCGTCACCGGGCCCAGCCGCTCCCCCGGCCGGCCGGAGACCGCCGGCGGGTCGAGGGTGAGCGAGGCCCTCGGCTCGGGCTGACTCCGGGCGCTCTTCTCCAGGTAGTCCGCGAGTTGCTCGGCCTGCGGGTCGAGGGCGTCGACGGCGACGTCGTCCGAGTACCGCCAGATGGCCACCTGCGTGCCGGCCGCCGCGTCCTGCTCGGTCAGCGCACCGCGGACACCCGCCTTGCGCGCCAGCGCCGCGAGGTCGTTCACCTGCGGGTAGGAGTTCTGAAGGATCCAGCGGATCCGGCCGGCGTCCTTGTTGGCGCCCAGGGACGTGCCGCTCCAGGGCGTCTCGTGATACTTGGCGTCCCGCTGCGTCGGGTTGTGCAGGTCGACGCAGTACGTCTGGAGCATGCCGCCGCCCTCGACGGACATCTCGAACAGGCCCGCCGACACCTGCTGGTCCCCGGTGCCGCCGTGTATCACCGCGGTGCCGTACGTCTTGAGCCCGGCTATCGTCGCGGTCGCTCCGCCCTGACTCCGCGTGGTCTCCTCGGCGGTCGCCTGGCCGGCACCGGTCAGCACGCCCGCGGCGACGAGCCCGGACACGAGCGTCGCGGCGCCGAGGCGAGCAGCCCCTCGCCTGCGTACGAACACCGCAGAGAACGAAGCAAACACCAAATTCCCCTTCGAGCAGGACCCGTCGATGTGGGGGGTACGGTCCCACCTGCAGAATCAGAAGCCTCGCAGGCCGCAAGAGCCCCGAGAGCCATGCCCGGCATCCTAGGTACGCGGCGGACGCCGCTCACCGGTGAGACGGTCGGAGCAGTGATCCGACTCGGAATCGTTATCGCCAAGACCCCTTGTGAGCAGGGCTTATCGACAAGTCCACGGCCGATCTTTCGGTGCGCACTCGCCGATAAGCCGCAGTTCGGTCAGGCAGGCGGGTGATTGACGTCACGTCAACGCGACTGGCTCCGGAGGCTGTTGAGCCGGAACGTCCGGGGGCTCCGCTGAACCGCCTGACGGAGTCTCCCAGTTGGGCTCCGGCTGCGTCGGCCCGGACGCCGTCTCCGGCCGGCCGGCGCGGCGGAACGCCGAGGTGCCCCAGGCCAGGTCGTGACCGATCGCTACCGCGTCGATGTCCGCCGAGGTCCAGCTCTGCCCCTCACGCACGTCGGTCCGCACCTTCAGCCTGCCCTGGACGATCACGGGCTCGCCCACCGTCAGCGACGCCGCCGTGTTCGTGGCGAGCTGGCGGTTGGCCCACACCGTGAAGAAGTTGGTGTGCCCGTCCGCCCACATGTTCTTCTCGCGGTCCCAGTAGCGGGCGGTCACGGCCATCCGGAACCTCGCCGACGGGCCGGACGCCATCTCCCGGTACACCGGCTGCGTCGCCACCCTGCCGACCGCGCAGACCATCGTCTCGTTCATCGCGAACCCCTCCCTCGCCCGGACTGCGACACCGGGCCGACATGCGTACGGGCCCGTCCCGTACGGCTGTGTCTGCCAGACTGCCGCCACCGGGCCGAGCCCGCTGAGCGCTGGGGATCACCGCCCGCCTGTGGACAACGCCGCCACCCGGACGGGTGACGCCATACGGGACGGGTGACGCCGAGTGGCGAGCGACGCCGTGTGGTGAGCGACGCCGAACGGTGAGCGACGCCGAGCCGCATCTGCGGCGCTCACGACCGCCACGCCGCCTCCGCCGTCACCACCCCGGCCGCGGCGTCACCACCTGCCCCAGGCTCCCGCCCATGCGTCACCTCCGCGCCCCCACCACCCTCCCGTACTGTTCCCG
This region of Streptomyces caelestis genomic DNA includes:
- a CDS encoding glutamate ABC transporter substrate-binding protein, with product MRARRLRASLKGWGGVAAMAVVCALVAVFALCVPLYGPGTVDGQAVAQSARVKAEKADEDCEAPEKQTLSPSSADGDTIQAIKNREGDKRKLVVGVDQNSYRWGYRDPNSGKTAELEGFDIDLVRRIAEDILGDPKAVQFKAIPTNQRIPAIRDGRVDMVVRTMTINCERIADVAFSAPYFKTGQQVLAPKSSPITGYDDTLADKRICTAAGSTAYSTLEADQKKGELPATADISKTVPNQLDCLVRLQLGEADAVVTDGALAASQAAQDPTVQLKGDAFTAEYYGVAMKKDADDLVRRVNQILVDYRKDTANGWQASYDKWLSATLGKDPEKSKPPAPLYLRTT
- a CDS encoding GNAT family N-acetyltransferase is translated as MKITVRAAAEADLAALLALYGELNPDDAPLPQAAADAVWAAISGQQGRTVLVAEADGTVAGTADCIVMPNLTRGGRAVLFVENVVVAGRFQRRGVGRRLMEAAVRLGESAGCYKVQLLAADDEYVHSFYAACGFKALAQGFRRYVE
- a CDS encoding Cys-Gln thioester bond-forming surface protein, which gives rise to MFASFSAVFVRRRGAARLGAATLVSGLVAAGVLTGAGQATAEETTRSQGGATATIAGLKTYGTAVIHGGTGDQQVSAGLFEMSVEGGGMLQTYCVDLHNPTQRDAKYHETPWSGTSLGANKDAGRIRWILQNSYPQVNDLAALARKAGVRGALTEQDAAAGTQVAIWRYSDDVAVDALDPQAEQLADYLEKSARSQPEPRASLTLDPPAVSGRPGERLGPVTVHTNAGSVTVSPPADAATSGVRIVDKQGKAVTSTTNGGQVFFEVPEDAASGTAELTVQASTTVPVGRAFASESRSQTQILAGSSESTVSATAAATWTKEGAIPALSSAKNCAEGGVDIIASNKGDEPFTFELAGLEHTIAAGESRTVTVPLQEDQAYDFTIHGPGGFTKRFTGMLDCRIQGGEAGTATQTLSQPSPASVGGTATDTNLAETGSSGVTPLIAGIAIGLLLIGGTTLIVLRRGEIPTGD
- a CDS encoding single-stranded DNA-binding protein, producing the protein MNETMVCAVGRVATQPVYREMASGPSARFRMAVTARYWDREKNMWADGHTNFFTVWANRQLATNTAASLTVGEPVIVQGRLKVRTDVREGQSWTSADIDAVAIGHDLAWGTSAFRRAGRPETASGPTQPEPNWETPSGGSAEPPDVPAQQPPEPVALT